The Alkalihalobacillus sp. LMS6 genomic interval GACAAAAAAGATAATGAAGATCAGGATGACAAATCAGGTACGCCTACACCTAAAAATGATACAGATAATATGAAGAAAGACGACACTAAAGACGTTGAAGAAGGTGGAAGACTCCCAAATACAGCGACAAATTATATCCCATCCATTCTCGGTGGAATGGCGTTAGCTACACTTGGCTTCGTGCTCCGCTTATCAACACGCCTTCGCTCTAAATATCAATAAACGACTCTTTTCTAATGAAAAACTCTGCAGCCATATTGTTGGCTGCAGAGTCATTTATTTGTTCACACGCTTTAGTTTGTTTCCAACTTTTCGATATAGATGGCCGTCTTCATCATGGAAGTATTTAAAACCGATTATGGAAAGTGGTCTCCACGTTTTTGTCCATTTTTTTTCAGAGTGTATGTACCCCACACGTCTTCCTCCTCTAGTGATCGTCGAACTATCAATATCATTATCTTTATAAAACGTTCAAATTACCAGTGAACATTTAAAGAAAATAATGGTAAGAATGTCGCGTTCAACCACATGTCTTTCATCTTTTTTGATACGATATGGCTAACACCTTGTTAACGGAGGAGAAAGTATGAAAATGTGCGGGCGTTCACTTGTCTTATCGTTACTTAGTTTGCTTGTATTCAGTGCGTGCACCATAAACCAGCCGACTGATTTCACTGATTTAGAAGGCTTCCCCTCTCAAGACAACATTCGTTCTATAACTGTCATTTCGTTTGCTGAAGAAGACGACTTAAAACTTGGTATGACCCAACTAGAACCTGAAGTAGCAGCTACATTTTATTCCTTGCTCACTGATGTGGACATACGTAACGGTACCTACGAGGGCGGAGAGGAATATTCCGTTCGGTTGCAAACAAATGAAGAAACATTCCGCTTCTTACTTAATGAACATGGCAATATCTTGATTAACGGGGAAGCCTTTCATGGTACAAATACAGAAGAGCTTCTTTCCTTTATCCAACATGTAGACGACTGGGACTACCTTGAATAAAAAAATATGGAGGGTTCATGAAAAAACAATTTATCCCTATAGGCTTAGCCGTTGTGCTCCTATCTGCTTGTTCATCCCAAGACCAAAACGAGGAAACGGTTACGTACAGCTATGACTACCATGTCTATAACCGTACGCCAGATTTAAACGTGGATGATCAATTGCGTCAATACATTATTCCGTCAGCCTATGAAATCACGATGGATGAGTCATTTGATCGCGTGACCCGCTATCATTCTGGGCTCCCGCCATCCAATATGTTGTTTTGGCATAAACAAATATTCAACGAAATGAAAGCAAACATCGAAACGACAGCTTCCCTCGATGATCTTAAAACGGAGTTGCCGACATTAGAAATTCTGACAGAAAACAAGTACCAGCAATTCATCCTCACAAATGTTGATGACGTCCTTGAGAATCCAAACGATGATGAGATCGAACAAATGTTAGATGAGTTTTTAGAAACGGTTGAAAATCCACCAGATGAGCACTTGGAGCAATATATCGATGAAATGCTGTCATTCAGTTTAAAAGACGCTACATTTACGGAAATGGACGAGCCAATTGGCTTGTTTTCACATCAGATCGATTACGATGAAGATTCATATGAACATATTGCCTTTGTTGGGGAAACCAACACCACATATGTCACGGCTACCGTAACGATTCCGAACAATGAAACCGAAGAATATCGGCCAATTATGGATGATGCTCTCCATCATCTTACATTTGATCCAACTGAGTTTAGAGACAATCCGAACTACGACTTCGTTAACCCGATTAAGTATGATCCAGAAGGATTTGGAGACAGTTTCCCTGACGCAAAATTCTCCTTTCGGGCACCGTCCATGGCACAGTTTAGCCATTCATCACCCAGTGTGAACCCGTACAGCTTCAATTTCTCTCATTATTATTCAGACTCTGAAACGTTGGATCAGCAAAATAATGTGTCAAGCTTGTCTGTAAGTGTAGAGGAACGAGGCGAACAAAGTCGAGAAACGGAAGCTAGAGCCCAACGTCCACAGGACTTTGTTGTCCATGATGAAGATGAAGTCGTTGAAATCGACGCTATGCACAAAGACGAAACAATGGATAATGGGCTCTTCACAACTGCTATGCGAATCGAGTATAAAAGTGGCTTCGAAGAGTATCAGTTTCTTTATGAAACCGATGACCATGTGTTTGAAATTGAATTTACTCTCTCGCCTAATTCAATCGAGGCTGACGACCTTTTAAATGAATACATGCGTGTTGTACAATCTTTTGAGCTAGAGACATAGCCGGCCTCTTTTTTTCGAGGTCGGTTTTTCATTTCAAAAAATACGCCAAACTTAATTGATAATGATTATCATTTTTAGTATACTAAGGACTAGCAGATAGCTCATTAAAAAGGAGACGATCACATGCAGATTTATTGGACGAAGATTAATCAGATTATTGATGAAACACCGGAAGTAAAAACATATATGCTCGATACCCCTGAAGGATTCACGTGGGAAGAAGGCTCTCACACCCATTTTGCTTTTGAAGGCTTTAATGCTGGCGAAAAGCCGAACCGCAGCTTGATTCGCCACATGTCGATCTCCACATTGCCTCATGAACAATCGATTGGGATTACGACACGTATTAAAGAACAATGCTCAGAATTTAAATCCATCTTACGGAATCTTGGTATTGGCGATGAAGTCGCGATTTTTAAAACCCATTCCAACGTACCGTTAAAGCGCGAAAACAAAAATGTCTACTTATTATCAGCAGGCGTGGGCCTTGCGACATTCCGTCCGCTTGTGCTCGATTATTTTGACCGTGCGGATCACGTCAATCAGATTCATTCCCTTAATGTCGATTCATCGAAAGACTACTTATTCCCAAGCATTTTTAAAACGACAGCCGACAAGCATTTCACCGCACAATTCGTTGACAATCGCAAAACGTATTATGAAGAAGTGGAAAAACTCACGTCTGACGAAAACGGCCTTTTCTACATTGTCGGTAGCGATGAATTTCTACAAGAGACGATTAACCTGCTCCGGACAAACGGCGTTCAACCAGAACAAATCATGCTT includes:
- a CDS encoding dihydropteridine reductase, which translates into the protein MQIYWTKINQIIDETPEVKTYMLDTPEGFTWEEGSHTHFAFEGFNAGEKPNRSLIRHMSISTLPHEQSIGITTRIKEQCSEFKSILRNLGIGDEVAIFKTHSNVPLKRENKNVYLLSAGVGLATFRPLVLDYFDRADHVNQIHSLNVDSSKDYLFPSIFKTTADKHFTAQFVDNRKTYYEEVEKLTSDENGLFYIVGSDEFLQETINLLRTNGVQPEQIMLDKHEQQLATFLSEEVTN